In Salarias fasciatus chromosome 9, fSalaFa1.1, whole genome shotgun sequence, the genomic stretch TTCTccgtcttttgtttttatttgtttggttcTCGGTTCATGAGTTGCTGTTGTACGTTTCCCGTCATGTCAACTGTCAAAATTAGAAACAGATCATTGAAGAAGTTCTCAAAACATCCATTTTCTTGACCAAGAAAGGCCACCGGGCAAACACCTGGAAAATATCAACGGCATGTGAcagtgtttcaggtgaaaatacttgattttgaattttcatttttggaaaattttgccttttttctgtCCGTGAAAACAGTTGGTTGACGAAGACTCGCATCAATCTGgatgccgccattgttgttattgtccaccTACtcacgcatgtgcagaagaaccattTTAAGTGTTacaaaaaagttgttttctccCCCGTTTCCGTGGAGACGGAGCATTTAGAAAAAGTGCCTTCTCTGCAGTCTTCATGAAACCGTTGTggtttcagtgactccgagcagcgttgtcatgtaaacaaacccccaAAATGTGAAGAAAGTTTTCCGTTTTACTTGAAAACTTTGAGTGAATGAAGCCAAAGACATTTCTAACCAGACTTCCCAGAGAAAACCAAGAGACTCCAGCCTGGGACCTTCCAGCTATAaccagctgcttctgctccgCTGCGTGGGAGTAGAAATACTATATTTTCTAAAAGTGAAAGGCTTTTCAGTGGTAAAAGGTCAGCTGCAGGTCGCGTTGGTCCTGCAGGGAGACTGCGGAGTGCAAAGCACCGTTTTTAAGTCCACCCTTACACATTCCCACCACGCCGCCTTCAACAGACGGCGGAACAAAAAACACGCAGGCGACGCTTTTATAGCTATGGCCGCAAACCGCAGTGTTGCTCCGGTGATCTGGAGGAGGCGATGATTGCGTTTCCTGAGCGCGTGCGAGCCGGGGAGATGGCGCACGGTAATTTGGGAGGGTGTTTCCCCCTCAGACATGTAAATACTGCGGGGCCCGCTGCCGGGGCCTCAGAGGTGTGTTTACCGGGGATGAGCAGACTCCTCTGTCAGCAGGTTCCAGGCTTTATCTGTGGATCATCGAGGATCGGTCCACGCCGCCTGCTCCAGGCGCCCTTCCCATGTGTACATTTGAAAACTGATTTTCCAAACAGTTCATTTGTGTCCTCGCGTGTGCGCGTCTGTTGCTTATCGGGCCTAATGACAGCCTGGAGGGATGTTTGGGTAAACAGACATGGGAGGATTATGAAGCGGTGGGAGTGAGGGGACCGAACAGAAGCATGGCTTTATGCTTCGTGCTCCAAAACGGTTCCCCAATTAAAACTCTcgcctccttttcttttctttttttttgtgctgttgcaagtatttaaaactttattgCTTTTGAAAATTCCGCTCAATCCCACTAATGGCACCAGCTTGTTGCGGCTCAGCGGGATCAATCCATAAAGCCGTGGCGCTCTCTCCGTCCCGGCGCTGAAAATCAACACCCGACCCCAGGGTCCCGGACGAGCGTTTTTAAACAATGCCACATAAACATCTCACGAGTGGCTGCGAGTCACAATAGCGCGGCGGTCAGCGCTGCTGCTTGATGAATGGGTGTTTTCAACGGCGGGGGAAGTAAACACTATATAAGGACTTTTGCGGCCGACGCCCCAAACCCTAATGAGAGCGTGCAGAAAGGGTTCCCGCCTCAGCAAAtgaggacagggtggaggagggcaggcggccgtggtggtggtggtggtctggAGATGGAAGGTCGAAGGTCAATCGGGAGCTGTGCTGACCGTCATCAGCACCTCTGGCTCCTcttaacacaacacaaacacgcCGGCGCTGTCCCGGGCGGCATCACCAGATTAATCTATTGTAATCAGTGTTCCTGCGAGTCTCATTTTGTTCTGGTTCACTGACTGTCTGATCTGATAAACGCCCGCTGTCCCGTACATGAGATTAAACCCGCACGTTTTCCACAACGCCACCGGCGCAGGGACCCCGGGCCGCTGCAGATAACCTCCCCGCTTTCAGCAGATGATTTTTTAATAAACGGCCTCCGCTCAGCTCGCAGGGGAGAACTGGTGCCTGGGCTTTCTGCAGTTAGTTAGCGAGGGAGGAGTGATcgaggggggggtggagtgagtatggatggagggaggaacagCGTGAAGAGCCAGGCTGAAGttagaggagctgcagatggacacacaccagcaggaagagacacacacactggaaaagtCAATCAGATGACCAGAGAAAGTGTATAAAAATTACTTTtatcttttacattttttttttttagcttcaaTCTTTTTgttatcttttattttctgtctttatctgTGAGTCTCCAGTGGGagggtttgtttgttgtttgtttttttgttttttttgccctttATCTGTGGGGTGATACAGTGAACCATGGAGCTGGAGCACTTAGGCGGCGGAGGAGTTAAACCCGAGAGGGGCAGCAGCCGTCTCTACAAGATCGCTCtggccatgtgtgtgtgtgtctgcgctgctctgctgctcgcACTCATACTGGGTGAGTTCCAcaccacacactgacacacacacacacacacacactgtttttcaTGCTGCATTATAATTTGTGAGGAATTCAATGTATGGTCCGCCTGTCCTCAGATTATAGTACGTGCAGACTGTAAATAACACTGGAGCACGCTGGTTGGGAGCAAAGGTCTTTGAGGAGAGCTCGCGGGGAACTTGTGTCACATTATTTTTAGGTCATGTTAGGTTTCAGAGCGGCCCACGTGCACAGGCACAGCCGAGAGTCTCGCTGGACTCTGGGAGAATGGAGAAAAGCTCTGTTTTCACTATAGAAACTGTAATTAACTTGGTGGGGCGGATGGTGGGCTGCGTTTGTTTATTCATAAGTGAAAGTACTCTTTAATTAATGCTGACTCTTGAGGGAAGTGGTTGGTTTGATGCACCAGGGTGGGATAGATGAATCTGCCTAAAGGCCCTAAAGGGAAAACAGTGGTTGTACACATGGAAATACATGTGAATAATTCATGAAATAATGTGGAGTGACAATGAAATAGAATGTTTTCTGGTGTCAGTTGAATGAGGTGTAGTGGGTTACGTAGTGTGTGGTTGTTCAGATGTTTCCTGCCCTTTGTTTCCTGCCCCTCGTTTCCTTATGTTGAGTGGAGAATGCAACTGTTATGAGCAATTTCCCTTTTGATAAGTCAGCCTGTGTCTTTAAAAACCTGTTTATCACTGGTCCTCTTTTCATTAGGAAGATCAAATATTACCTGGAAAGTCAAAAGATGTACGTCATTGCTGGAATTCACcataaatttaaaagaaacgTGTTTTTTTTGACTAAAATAGCAAATCAGTGGTGGAAAAATTCATCCACTAGATGTCAGAGAGCTTTTAGTGAATAGTGGAAGTGGAGCGTTGAGAATAAGACAacttcttatttcttttttttcataaaaagaagaagttacATTGTTTCCAGGAAATTTATTTTTCGGAAGTTTCCAGAAACGAGAGATATTACATTGCTACAGACCACAGGAAATGTTGACATCTTCCCGCGTGAAATATTTTAGCACGACAAGTCTCCCATGGGGTGTTTgggtgcagagtttgcatgttctcccctctGCATgcatgggctttttttttttctcctgtatttCCTTGTGACAGAATGTATCCTGTCTTCGTAAGATGTCAGGTGGTATCAGCTCCAGAACCCAGTGAATCCTAGTTGGATAAATCACTGTAGAGGATGACTGGATGGATGTTtttacgattttttttttttttttttcataatttgttGGTTCCACCCCAACACAAAAATTCAATACAGTCGCACCACCAGCTTTTATAATTTTGATACCATCGGAGTAGAAGAGACATCTGATCCTCTTGTGACATCtattttccccccctcctcggGCTATCGTGCCCTCGGACCCAAACCACTGCTGTAAAGACCAATAAATGAAGGATTTCTGGCTGTcgttcagtcattcattcactgaATGCAATCAGCTGGACTTCAGTTGTAAAGGAAAACAGTAAATGAATGGATTGATCACCCTGTTTGCAGACGACTCACACGACTCACTGTGACATAGTGGAGATTGTTGTTTTTatacgttttcaagtgaaaacttgaAACTTCCTttgcgttttcagtgtctgtttacacaacaatggcgcttgttgtcactgaaaacaatccccaaggtggaacttcttAAAAATGCTCAATTACTACATCATTTGCATCgttattgttttcaaaacatccCTGTGTAAATGCCATACTTTTCCTAAACACAGGTTCAAAAACAATGCGTTGTCACTTGAAATATTGTGTGAACGGGCCTCTCGACTCTGAACGGCGGCGAGACGCTGTAACCCGCTGCCCCCGAGCCTCACTGAGGGCGTGAAGAAGGGCCTCCCTCCGACGTGAGGATCAGGATGTGGCGACCCCAGGCTTGTGCTCGGGGCTCCTCTCTCAGTCTGAAGGCAGCTGCAGTTGTTCTCTCCGGTGGTCTTGACTGGGAGGGGCGGATgactttgtctttttatttttggtccttttatttttttgttcttgagGGAAGTCAACATTGTTGCGGTGGCATTGAAATGGAAGGACGTTACATTGCCGATGTCTTCAGCCCCGCACTCCCTCTCTAATCAGAACCTTCCTTCAGCTTGGAGCCATGCCACACGGGAATGTCAAGTGGTCgctttaaatttgtttttcatgacGAGTTTAGAGAGAGTAACTCCTCggtatgcttttttttcactgacGTGTTTGCGTCAGAGACTTGTAGTTGGTATTAGCGGAGACACTGGAGCCCTcagacatctgtgtgtgtgtgtgagccagtcGTGGGTCAGTgctagtgggggggggggggggggggggggggggggggggggggggggggggggggggggggggggggggggttcagttTGTTCCAGTCCAAGTGGGTCGTTCAGGTTTGAAGCTGTGAGCGTGAGCGTGCAAATGCGCGCTGGAAGCCGGCGAAACGTTGAGCAACTCCCGCGCCGCTGCCGGCGCTCCACAGCGAGGCCGGCCGACCTCAGAGGTCAGACTTAGCGGCGCGGCGCCGTGACGCTCCGCTCAGCCACTCACAATGAGGATTTTTAGTTTTCTGGATCCTTCAGATCGCTGCTTTTCCTCATGGAGGCTCAGcttgacacaaaaacacatcacacTTCAGCGGTTTCTGGATTTTCTCACCTTCCTCGAAGCAGACAAACGTGTGGAATTTAGGTTAAAAATTCTTCTTCTGACTTTTTATGATGCTCTTGTTAAGATTGATTTAATGTAAAAGTTAAACCTCAAGCTGTCACACGTCAACTATGAGGCTTTACAGCAGGTCAGAGGTAACAGGGTTACTTTAGtgagattttaaaaatgtattcaacCTTTTTGAATCCAATCTGCAGGTAAAGTCACTTTAATCACTGTGTAGGTAGAAGAACTCATCCCACCTTGTGGTAAAAATGATAACAATAAACACTAATTTTGACACTAATTTAAAATTGCTTTGGATGTATTTTTGTGTAATGcagatcaggggtgtcagacataaggcctgtgggccataGTGGGTCAACAAGAGGATCCAGTCCAGCCAAACCACCACGAAAATTATAAACTctacaccacaacaaagaaatactttaaatttaaaagttgTTACAGAGATATTTCACCGGTCTGGTTCActatgtggcctctgaactaaaacATGTCTGTCACCCTCGCTGTAGATTTAGCTTTTCCTCACAGTTTACTACGTCTGACTGTTTTCCGGCTGGACTTGCGTCCGTTTTCGACCAGTTTCAGTAAAGATGAGGTTGTAGGAATCTGGCTTCCTCCCATTTCCTCTGATAACTACTATCATTAGGAGTAATTCAGGTGTAATTAGTGGTGGAAGACACATCTGAGTCACGCAGCCACTGAGTCCCATCATAATGACAGAAGCATATTATGTCGACGGACCGTCATCTTCTCCAGCCTTTCCAAGGTACCGTTCATTTTCACCGTCTGTAATCTTCCTGCGTTTCCGCCGGACTGCAGGAGAATGGTCTGGCTCAGCCTGAGGTTTTATTACAGTGCTCAAGCTCCATCAgtgactctcctcctcctcctcagtgtctcAAAGATCCAGTCAGGAGGAGTTCTGTCTGACCCCAGAATGCATCGAAGCCGGTAAGGAGGCCTCAGTCGGTTCAACccgttgtgtttctgttgcgTCTCAGTTCCCGATCGGTGTTCTTCTTCTGCCCCTGCAGCGGGGTCGATCCTTAGTAAAATGGACCGCACAGTCAACCCCTGCCAGGACTTCTACACGTTCTCCTGTGGCGGCTGGCTCAAAGAGAACCCCATCCCTGAAGACTCGTCCTCGTTCGGTATCTACCCGTGGCTGCGGCAGAACGTCGACGTCAAACTCAAAGGTGCGATTGATCGTCACTCAGCAGCACCTCAACCGAACAGAACTTCAAAAACTGGAGTTGCAGTCACATCCTGTCGTGTGAAACACATAAGTTTAGCTTTTTTAACAGGATTAAAGGTGAATTTTGACCAAAAGTATCTGCAAACTTCGGTTGAAGGCTGATATTTTCCTTGAGTGTAAACGTGGAGGAAGTTCAGTTTGTACTGTTTTCAGTGGAGTTTTATTGCTGTTCTCTGACACAACATGGTAAAAGAGTCCAGCATCGCAGCAAGACACATTCACAACAGCAGAAATCCTCGAGAAAtggaaaaagttttgtttttttcagccgAGTTGAAAGCacatcatttttgctttttcatatCAGAAAAGTTTCGTGGTTCTCTGATGGTTCCTAGGACCTGGGGAACCTTTTTGAAAACTAAATGCAGCTATGTCACGTAAAGTTACTATTTCAGGAGCTAAATGGAGCCCAGTTTGTTCTCCAGCCAGTTAAACAACAGCAAAATACAAGTTTTCCTTTACTGtcaatgtggaaaaaacaaagtacatcctggaaatatttacatttattctgattttttaTCAAATCTCTTAAAAAGTTGatgaaatgtttgtgaaaaatgtttgtgaaaacaatgtttgtAAAATATTAGACTATTTACTGTCATGTTAGCAGAGACTGAAGCAGATTGCTCTCAAAAATCCATCtccaaaaagctttttttttctcccttctttgGTTCAAATGCATTTTGTCGCTGCCGTTTTCCCCTCGTCTCCTGCATGTAATATGCTCTCAATCAATAAGTAATAAGCACCACAATCTGAGGGATTTGTTGGGATAAATTCAGTATATTAGGGATcacttgctgtttttttccctccttcagAGTTGCTGGAAGCTCCGTCCGACCCCGACGAACTGCAGGCAGTGACCAAAGCTAAGACGCTGTACCGCTCCTGCATGAATGAATGTAAGTCCGGCGCCGGGATCACGCTGTGAGGAATGTCTTCCAATAAAGAGTAAACGAAGCTGCTGTGAGCCATCAGGACACACAGTGATATTAATAGAGTGAGATTTGCGTTTATCGATTGGAGGAAGGGCGGAGGAAAGTCAAGAAGTTGCGCAGATCAATGGGGTGAACTTGTTCCCGTGTGTTCATGAAGCCAAACTGGAGGAGGTGGACTCCAGGCCGCTGCTGAAGACGCTCCGGCAGCCGGAGTTCCGCTGGCCGGCGGTCGGGGACGGGCTGGGCGGGGACTACCAGTGGTCCCAGAGCCAGTGGAACCTCCTGAAGACCCTGGCCGAGTTGAGGAACCTGCACAGTAAAAGCGTCCTGATCCGCCTGTACGTCTCCCCCGATGACAAAAACTCCTCCCACTACGTCATCAAGGTCAGACTTTTACAGGATCTCCGTCGCAATGCAACTCTGAGAGGTTTACACCCCGTTTACATGCAAACAGAGCCTGAAAGTACATCAGAAATTActtaaaaagcacaaaaaaaaactttaatcaaCTTTATGAAGCTTAAACACATGCTGGGTCAGCTGAAtgagaaatatatttttaatatatacTTTCATAGTCACAGCGTCTTGACAAAAGCAGGACTAAAGAGGACGTTCGgtattttctgtttgctgtggTCAGAACCCGTCACATTTCTCCAGTTTTCACTCCTGCAGTCGTTGCAGTCCGAGTCCTAAAGCAGCGTCTCCGTCTTCGTGTCTCGTGTTGCAGCTGGACCAGGCGTCTTTGTGTCTGCCCTCCAGAGAAGACTACATCACCAACACGTCCTCCGCCAAGGCGGTGAGTGTCTGCCTCTACCTGCTGTTGCTTCAGAGAGGCATGAGACgattcagatgtttttttaacTAGATATGTTTATCAGTGTGAAATAAAGAGTCATATTACGAGGTGGGACGAGTCGGTCAGCGGGTGCAGATGTCTGATGGATTTACAGTGACGTCCGAGAGCCTGAGAGCCTGCAGCCATGAAGGAATAAAGGACATTTGCCTTTttgcctccccctcctcctcctcctccagtacCGTGCAGCCCTGCTCAGCTTGATGGCGGACGTGGCCGTCATGCTGGGCGCCCCGGAGAAAGCAGCTCTGACCCAGATGGAGACAGCTCTCGCCTTCGAGACCAAACTGGCTCATGTAAAGACCTCACGTCAATCTGGTTCACCTTCACGTATGAGAGGGACTCTGAAGCCCTCCACGGCTCGTCAAATCCCCGAGTCACTGAtcaaataaagtcattttttttaggCGTGAATTCGCTCATGCTGACACGACTTTGCCTGCAGATCCTGATTCCCTATGAAAACCGCACCAGCGAGAACATGTACAACAACTACACCATCGCTCAGCTGCAGCGCCTCATTCCAGAGGTAAACAGAGCATCCGTCTATCAGACAGACATGTTGTCAAACTTTCAAAGAAACCGCCGATTTTTCTTTGCCTGCTCTGTCTTGTGTGTCCAGTTTGACTGGCTGGGCTTCATAAAAGCCGTGGTGGACTCTAAAGACGACCCCGcccgctccgtctcctccggcGAGACGGTCATCGTCAGAGCGCCGCAGTACTTCAAGGACCTGATGAAGCTCCTCAACGTGACGGATCCCAGGTACCAGAGCGTCCTCGGTCCCTCTGAAAACACTGTGACACGACACAGCAGACTCAGCAGGAACTCTTCAAACAGATGAAACTTTCTCCTGCGTTTAAAAACAAGCCTGTAACTCGATCACGTCTTTGATATCGAATCTCTCTCCAGGACGATCGCTAACTACGTCCAGTGGAGGATGGTCTTCTCCAAGGTCACCTCGCTGAGCCGGAGGTTCCTCTACCGATACCTGGACTACGCTCGGGTTGGTAATCCAAAAACCTCCCAACATCCGCCTGGTTTCTGTTCAGCAAACACGAAGGATTAATTTCCACCGTGAGTGGAGTTATATTTAGATGACGTCTGgaatcatttattttcatccttCCTCCGTGAGACACTTTCATCCAGAATGCTCCGTTTAATTTAATTGAACTTTGGCTTGATTGCTGTAAGTCTGCCATTCAATCATATTCTACCATGGAGGCCACAGACCGATAGAGGGCGCTCTTCACCGAGCCTTCAGTCCTCTGAACACAGAACTCAGAACATCCACACGGTCAAAGACTGTCACCATCAAGGAGGTTTTAGTAGTCTTTTACTCTCTTCTTAAAAACAGGGATGAAAAAATTAATTCAgaaaatttctcttttttttttttgtgtaaaactgaaacaggCATTATTTTCTCTACATTGTTATGTAACtattctgaaaccaaaacacaaaaacaacttgaaatGAGCATTAGTCTGACAGGAAATGTGATTGAAATCCTAATTATCTCTAAAACAGACATGGGTTACAGCcgaagaagaaaggagaaaaaaatgaaaaatggtcACTTAAGGAATGGGAATAACCCTATCTGGACCCAAATTCACAGCATATATTCCTTTAATTGTGTAaagctgaaagttttttaaggttgaaatgaacattttcattcaaaaagtttgaaattttctggagtttttaatgtttttgaatgaaaaagcccgtttctgctcctcctccaccaggtgaccACGGGAACCACTTCTCTGACCCCGCGCTGGGACAAGTGTGTGAACTACGTGGAGAACTCGCTTGTTTACGCCACCGGGCGGCTGTTCGTCAACACACACTTCCAGGAGGACAAGAAGCACATGGTGACGTCTTCACGTCTGAGCCgtgatttgtgtgtttgtgctgagtAGCGATGATGTCGGGGATGAAATATGTCAGCGCTCCTTAAACAGCTCTGAAAACTTCCTGTAAACAAGCTGGAAGTGTGTGCGTGAGCTTGTTTTAAATGGCATGTTTTGTGCTGTGGCTCATCGTGAAGTCATATCAGATGAGAGCCACTGGtgtagaggatggatggattttaaaTGAACAGTGAATTCGATGATTTTAATCTCCCGTCTGGTTCGCCAATCTGCGCTTCTCAGATGGAGGAGCTGATCGACGGCATCCGCTGGGCGTTCATCGACATTCTGGAGAAGGAGAACGACTGGATGGACCAGCCGACGAAGATTAGAGCCGTGGAAAAGGCAAGAACGGAATAACCAATGATCTATAACCATCAACAAACATGGGATTGAAAGTGACCCGATAAAAAAGCAGCAGCGGCCGAACTTCCTGCTGTAAATCCATTGTGTTTGACACAAAACAAAGtggtccagcagctggagacagctgcaACAGGAAATATTTCAGTATTTCCTAACACTGAGAAGTCGGATGTTCGCTCAGCGCAGGCAAGCCGACGCCGTTCATCactaatgttttcatttttgctcaatttttccttcttcagtcctgtttcctcctgctgaGGATGGTTGGATGGAGCAGTCAGATCATCAGGGGTGTCGCCTTTTCCCAGCATCATTTCTGCATCGTTTCAATATGCATTTTTCATTATGTTTGAAGAACTGCTGATTATTTAATCAAAAACCACTTCAAGTCTGAATTATTACAGTTCATTGAACCAAAcacctttaaaattaaaatatatgtCTTATAAGAGGACAGAACCTCTGAAAAGTCTCATATTTCTGGATTTTGAAGTTCGTTCATGATGGTGTTCTTAGTGgttctgagcaccgttgtcgtgtaaacggactcccaaaattcatcaaatgttttccattttcacctcTAATACTCAACAGGTCTCCGTCCTTACAGAATATTCCCAACATTCACGTACTTTAAGGGAAATTTCAaatagttttatagttgagtcgCCCAGAAGGGCAATCCAGCTCAGTGATCTGAGAAACGTTGCCATATAAACGggagacttttctgaaacgtcGTGTCAATTGtgctctcttcctcttcaggcTCACGCCGTCCTGGCGAAGGTCGGCTACCCCGAGTTCATCCTGAACGACACCTACCTCAACGAAGACCTGAAGCAGGTTGGTGTCCGAGTCCCGACGCGTCGCCGTGCCACTCTGTTTAACGCTGAACCTCCTCGTCTGTGTGTCTCAGCTGGACTTCAGCGAGAAGGATTACTACGGCAACGTGATGCAGACGCTCAAGTTCATCGCCCAAGCCGACCTCTCCTGGCTGAGGAAGAGCGTCCCCCGAACAGAGTGAGCGAACGCCGCAGCCTCCATGCGGACGCGTGCTTCTCTTCACCCGCTTTAACCTGCTTGttggtgtgtttcaggtggttCACCAACCCAACCACCGTCAACGCCTTCTACAGCTCGTCCACGAATCAGATCAGTGAGAGCTCACTCTGATGCTTCCACAGTGCAGAAATAAAGCTTAAAATGTCCCAGTCCGTGTGGTCATATAGATTTTAAGTGCTTAGTTgctcataaaaataaaattttgatgttttcctgcagggTTTCCTGCTGGAGAGCTTCAGAAACCTTTTTTCTGGGGACTGGAGTATCCGAGGTGAGAATAATCCATCTGCATTCATATGATTCCAATGAACACCAATGAAATTACGTATTCTACgcaaaaaaaacataactaaatAGTTTTTATCTTTAATGTTGGTATCTTTTGTGACCTCTCTGGGATTTTAGCTTCAACATGTCAAATTTGCACTGTGCTTT encodes the following:
- the phex gene encoding phosphate-regulating neutral endopeptidase PHEX — its product is MELEHLGGGGVKPERGSSRLYKIALAMCVCVCAALLLALILVSQRSSQEEFCLTPECIEAAGSILSKMDRTVNPCQDFYTFSCGGWLKENPIPEDSSSFGIYPWLRQNVDVKLKELLEAPSDPDELQAVTKAKTLYRSCMNESKLEEVDSRPLLKTLRQPEFRWPAVGDGLGGDYQWSQSQWNLLKTLAELRNLHSKSVLIRLYVSPDDKNSSHYVIKLDQASLCLPSREDYITNTSSAKAYRAALLSLMADVAVMLGAPEKAALTQMETALAFETKLAHILIPYENRTSENMYNNYTIAQLQRLIPEFDWLGFIKAVVDSKDDPARSVSSGETVIVRAPQYFKDLMKLLNVTDPRTIANYVQWRMVFSKVTSLSRRFLYRYLDYARVTTGTTSLTPRWDKCVNYVENSLVYATGRLFVNTHFQEDKKHMMEELIDGIRWAFIDILEKENDWMDQPTKIRAVEKAHAVLAKVGYPEFILNDTYLNEDLKQLDFSEKDYYGNVMQTLKFIAQADLSWLRKSVPRTEWFTNPTTVNAFYSSSTNQIRFPAGELQKPFFWGLEYPRSLSYGAIGVIVGHELTHGFDNNGRKYDKDGNLDLWWSNSSITAFNEKTQCMIDQYNGYYWEEAGLNVRGKRTLSENIADNGGIREAFRAYRRWVDESRGGEEEPLLPGVQLNNNQLFFLSYAHVRCNSYRPEAAREQIQSGAHSPPKYRVIGAMSNYEEFRKVFNCPESSPMNRGAKSCRVW